From Pyxidicoccus xibeiensis, the proteins below share one genomic window:
- a CDS encoding HU family DNA-binding protein → MLKSDLINILVAKRGVTQKQAEATIETIFESMKDALCRGENIEIRGLGAFHVKNYQGYQGRNPKTGQVIPVKPKRGLLFRTGKELRDRVNRPPPQQAQTDLPPVPETKGPGSTGTGL, encoded by the coding sequence ATGCTCAAGTCCGATCTGATCAACATCCTCGTCGCCAAGCGGGGCGTGACGCAGAAGCAGGCTGAGGCCACCATCGAGACGATTTTCGAGTCGATGAAGGACGCCCTCTGCCGCGGGGAGAACATCGAGATTCGCGGCCTGGGCGCCTTTCACGTGAAGAACTACCAGGGCTACCAGGGCCGCAATCCGAAGACGGGTCAGGTCATCCCGGTGAAGCCCAAGCGGGGCCTGCTCTTCCGCACGGGCAAGGAGCTGCGGGACCGGGTCAACCGTCCGCCTCCGCAGCAGGCCCAGACGGACCTGCCCCCCGTCCCCGAGACGAAGGGCCCCGGCAGCACCGGCACGGGCCTCTGA
- a CDS encoding flagellar biosynthesis protein FlhA: MNPLSKVLLKARQSADVVLAVAMAAVLGALIIPLPAWLLDAGLAVNLAAAVALLVAALRAKDALKVTAFPTLLLFTTLFRLSLNVSSTRLALAEGHAGEVIQAFGEFVVRGDYVVGAVVFAILTLVQLLVVTKGAERVAEVSARFTLDAMPGKQMSIDADLRAGAIDQAQARRRRRDLERESQMFGAMDGAMKFVKGDVVAGLVIVAVNLLGGTLIGALQGGMSLKEAASTFALIAIGDGLVSQIPSLCIAVAAGLVVTRVSSEKDEDSLGSEIGSQFFGEARTLWVVAGLCVGLALMPGMPHLTFLALAAGLGGLGYALHRQGTPGCDAKEGARTVGATPDGAAAGAAGAPPESAAAPVGVSPLTLDLAPELTALAEADGGAFVHKTLNAVRDELFFELGVRVPGIRVRTQAAYLSPGEYRIQVDEVPAGGGQVFPGALYALVSPDELIFLQVKAEPAVEPGTGRTISRVSESGRALLETAQVSVRRPGELLADHLRSVLRARAADLLGLQDVQGLLEGLEAQAPVLVKEALQKVPLPLLTDVLRKLLQEGVSIRDMRAILEALVSPTTEGDAVALAERCRQALRRYLSHKFAPTGPLYAYLVDPEVEEVLRATGPRGPAPDPERVAEILEGVRQVATGGRAVLLTAPDVRRPLRRLCEGAFPDVAVLTYGELDGALQIRPIGRLSPVPMGR; encoded by the coding sequence ATGAATCCACTCTCGAAGGTGTTGCTGAAGGCCCGCCAGTCCGCGGATGTGGTGCTCGCGGTGGCGATGGCCGCTGTGCTGGGGGCTCTCATCATTCCGCTGCCTGCGTGGCTGCTCGACGCGGGCCTTGCCGTCAACCTGGCGGCGGCGGTGGCGCTGCTGGTGGCGGCGCTGCGGGCGAAGGACGCGCTGAAGGTGACGGCGTTTCCCACGCTGCTGCTGTTCACCACGCTGTTCCGGCTCTCCCTGAATGTGTCGTCCACGCGGCTGGCACTCGCGGAGGGGCATGCGGGCGAGGTCATCCAGGCCTTCGGCGAGTTCGTGGTTCGGGGGGACTACGTGGTCGGCGCGGTGGTGTTCGCCATCCTCACGCTGGTGCAGCTCCTGGTGGTGACCAAGGGTGCCGAGCGTGTCGCGGAGGTGTCCGCCCGCTTCACGCTGGACGCGATGCCGGGCAAGCAGATGTCCATCGACGCCGACCTGCGCGCGGGCGCCATCGACCAGGCCCAGGCACGGCGGCGGCGGCGCGACCTGGAGCGCGAGTCGCAGATGTTCGGCGCCATGGATGGCGCGATGAAGTTCGTGAAGGGGGACGTGGTCGCCGGCCTGGTCATCGTGGCGGTGAACCTGCTGGGGGGCACGCTCATCGGTGCGCTGCAGGGCGGCATGTCCCTGAAGGAGGCCGCGTCGACGTTCGCGCTCATCGCCATTGGCGACGGGCTGGTGTCGCAGATTCCCTCGCTCTGCATCGCCGTGGCGGCGGGCCTCGTCGTCACACGGGTATCCTCTGAGAAGGACGAGGACTCGCTGGGCTCGGAGATTGGCTCGCAGTTCTTCGGTGAGGCCCGGACGCTCTGGGTGGTGGCGGGGCTGTGTGTGGGGCTGGCCCTCATGCCGGGCATGCCGCACCTGACCTTCCTCGCGCTGGCCGCGGGGCTGGGCGGGCTCGGGTACGCGCTGCACCGGCAGGGGACTCCTGGATGCGATGCGAAGGAGGGGGCACGCACGGTGGGCGCCACTCCGGATGGCGCGGCGGCGGGAGCGGCGGGGGCTCCTCCGGAGAGTGCCGCGGCGCCCGTGGGCGTGTCCCCGCTCACCCTGGACCTGGCGCCGGAACTGACCGCACTGGCGGAAGCGGACGGCGGCGCCTTCGTCCACAAGACGTTGAACGCCGTACGGGACGAGCTGTTCTTCGAGTTGGGTGTGCGCGTCCCCGGCATCCGCGTAAGGACGCAGGCCGCGTACCTGTCACCGGGCGAGTACCGCATCCAGGTGGACGAGGTGCCCGCAGGCGGGGGGCAGGTTTTTCCGGGCGCGCTCTACGCGCTGGTGTCTCCAGACGAGCTCATCTTTCTCCAGGTGAAGGCGGAGCCCGCGGTGGAGCCCGGCACGGGCAGGACCATCAGCCGGGTGTCCGAGTCGGGGCGTGCCCTGCTGGAGACGGCGCAGGTCTCCGTGCGGCGTCCGGGAGAGCTGCTGGCGGACCACCTGCGAAGCGTGCTGCGGGCTCGCGCGGCGGACTTGCTGGGACTCCAGGACGTGCAGGGGCTGCTGGAGGGGCTGGAGGCGCAGGCGCCCGTCCTGGTGAAGGAGGCCTTGCAGAAGGTGCCGCTGCCGCTGCTGACGGACGTGCTCCGCAAGCTGCTCCAGGAGGGCGTCAGCATCCGGGACATGCGCGCCATCCTGGAGGCGCTCGTCTCTCCCACGACCGAAGGGGATGCCGTCGCCCTCGCCGAGCGCTGCCGTCAGGCGCTGCGCAGGTACCTCAGCCACAAGTTCGCCCCCACCGGGCCGCTGTATGCGTACCTCGTGGACCCGGAGGTGGAGGAGGTGCTGCGGGCCACGGGGCCGCGCGGGCCCGCGCCCGACCCGGAGCGGGTGGCGGAAATCCTGGAGGGGGTACGGCAGGTCGCCACGGGGGGACGGGCCGTGTTGCTCACTGCGCCGGACGTCCGGCGGCCGCTGCGCAGGCTGTGCGAGGGCGCCTTCCCGGACGTGGCGGTGCTCACCTACGGCGAGCTGGATGGGGCGCTGCAGATTCGCCCCATCGGCCGGCTGTCACCGGTGCCCATGGGGCGCTGA